AATCCGCCATGGATGAACAAAGGGGACAACGCGTGGCAGCTCACAGCCGCGACCCTAGTAGGCCTACAAAGTGTGCCGGGGCTTATAATCTTGTATGGTGGTGCTGTCAAGAAAAAATGGGCTGTGAACTCGGCTTTCATGGCTCTATACGCATTTGCTTGCGTTCTACTTTGTTGGGTTTGCTGGGGATACCGGCTTTCATTCGGGGACAAGTTGATCCCTATCTGGGGTAAGATCGATGTGGCCTTGTCCCAGCATTATCTGCTTGGACAGGCGTTTAGTGGGAAGTTCCCAAACGCCACCATGGTGTATTTTCAGTTCGTTTTCGCGGCTATAACGTTGATTCTGATAGCTGGTGCTGTATTGGGAAGGATGAACTTTTACGCGTGGATGCTGTTCGTTCCTCTATGGCTAACGTTTTCTTACACGATTGGGGCGTATTCGATTTGGTCTCTCGATGGTTGGCTGGCTGTTGCTGGGATGATAGATTACTCGGGTGGTTATGTTATTCATCTGTCTTCTGGTGTTGCTGGTTTCACTGCTGCATATTGGGTAAGCGTAGTTTTTCATTTCACATGCATGTTTTAAAGGATTTTGAAACCACACATTCATATATATTATCAGTGAACAAtccatttgaaataaatttcacatttttaatgCACATATATATCAACATGACCCCTTGAgcaagatttttaaacaaaattttatattattcaaGTTTATTTATCATCTAACATAAGATGATCTTTCCTAAAATTTGTCGAGCTAGTAGGATGAGCTTATGAAAGAAAGTTATGAAATTGAAATAGAAGGATAAcataactatattttttaacttCATTTATCGTAAAACTTGAGTCAAATGCGAGACTATGCAAATATATTGAATCTCAACATTTGCACTTAGCGGTGCAAGATTACTGCTTACCATGTGTTTTTGAAtgatcaaatttatttattttaaaattttccaaataTATAAATGATATATCGTAAAATTAGTTTGAAAATTCAGTTTGTAAAACTTAATATATccacaaaatttaaaaacttgaCTGTTTTCAAAAGAGATGAAGGGATTCGATCATTAGTAAGTATGAGACTGTATACGATTGAAACTAATTATAACCGTGGAAGTAGGAAAGAGATAGTTTTAAGTATGATCTTTGGAATGTATGCGTATATGAGAGTTGAgacattatattatatgaaattTATTACAATATGGTAAGTGGGAAGAATAAACAAAAGAATACAAACAATTTTCGTGATAAAAACAATGATATTTTAACTTGCAGGTGGGTCCTCGTTTAACGAAAGACAGAGAAAGATTTCCCCCTAACAACATCCTCCTGATGCTGGCTGGTGCAGGCCTACTGTGGATGGGGTGGACAGGTTTCAACGGGGGAGACCCTTATGCGGCTAGCATTGATGCCTCCTTGGCTGTTATCAACACTCATATATGTGCTGCAACTAGTCTGCTGACTTGGCTCATGCTCGACATCGTATTCTTCGGCAAAGCATCCGTCATCGGTGCAGTTCAAGGCATGATCACTGGCTTGGTTTGCATCACCCCGGCTGCAGGTACCTTTCTTGTTTTCTCTGTATTCTATAATTAATTCGTTGAACATTAACTTGGTCTGTGCTTAAAAATGTACCTTTTACATTTTCTTGGTATAGGAGTTGTGCATGGATGGGCGGCCATAATAATGGGAATATGCTCGGGCTCGATCCCTTGGTTCACCATGATGGTGGTGCATAAGAAATCAGTGCTCCTCCAGAAAGTCGACGACACCATGGCTGTGTTTCACACGCACGCGGTCGCGGGGTGTCTAGGAGGGATACTTACCGGCCTCTTCGCCGACCCAAAACTATGCAATTTGTTCTATACAAAGTATGCCCAATATGTAGGCTTGTTCTATGGCTTTCACAATGGAGACTACCACAACGGATTTAGACAGGTTGGACTTCAACTTGTCGGCGTGGTTTTCGTGGTCGGGGTTAATATCGTGACGACAAGCTTGATATGCTTGGTTGTGCGACTTATCGTGCCTTTGAGAATGAGCGAGGAGGATATGGAGATCGGGGACGAGGCTGCTCACGGTGAAGAGGCGTATGCCATATGGGGGCAGGGGGATAGGAATGAGAATTCACGATTTTCGACATATAACGACGTTGAAATCGGGTCGTCTAAGGCTAGAGGTCAGGTTGAGATGACTTGAAGAAAGGGATCGATCGGAGCTGTCAGGTTCATGCAAGTTGGATCGAATGAACTAAGGGATCGAATAAAATGTGCTTTTGGTCTTTAgcatatttaaaatgttttttgaaTATGTCATAGTGAATGCAAGTGAAAGAAAAGCCCCTAATGTGACATTTTATTGTACCAATAATGTTATAATATTGTCTTTTGTTAGGAATTGCAACTAACAAAATAAATGTTTATTGAATTAAGAATATTCAACTTCGAACTCGATTCGATtcgtat
The DNA window shown above is from Primulina huaijiensis isolate GDHJ02 chromosome 12, ASM1229523v2, whole genome shotgun sequence and carries:
- the LOC140989561 gene encoding ammonium transporter 2 member 5-like; translated protein: MSSPPSPFLPANLIPDEANPPWMNKGDNAWQLTAATLVGLQSVPGLIILYGGAVKKKWAVNSAFMALYAFACVLLCWVCWGYRLSFGDKLIPIWGKIDVALSQHYLLGQAFSGKFPNATMVYFQFVFAAITLILIAGAVLGRMNFYAWMLFVPLWLTFSYTIGAYSIWSLDGWLAVAGMIDYSGGYVIHLSSGVAGFTAAYWVGPRLTKDRERFPPNNILLMLAGAGLLWMGWTGFNGGDPYAASIDASLAVINTHICAATSLLTWLMLDIVFFGKASVIGAVQGMITGLVCITPAAGVVHGWAAIIMGICSGSIPWFTMMVVHKKSVLLQKVDDTMAVFHTHAVAGCLGGILTGLFADPKLCNLFYTKYAQYVGLFYGFHNGDYHNGFRQVGLQLVGVVFVVGVNIVTTSLICLVVRLIVPLRMSEEDMEIGDEAAHGEEAYAIWGQGDRNENSRFSTYNDVEIGSSKARGQVEMT